From Marivirga harenae, one genomic window encodes:
- a CDS encoding hemolysin family protein, giving the protein MESSYFIYIIISLLFSAFFSGIEIAFISSNKLHIELQSQQGIISGKILSKFLEKPSSFIGTTLIGNTISLVVYGIYMAKMVEPVLIANLPLFFQNDIFILLAQTFIATIFVLFVAEFTPKSIFLLNPNGLLSFFAIPLWLIYYITYPIVFFIVSLSKTFIKYVLRLNYEEDKPVFGLTDLDHFVKNTVQLDHQESKVELDKKIFNNALEFKTIKVRECMIPRTEVVAVDIEDSTEELKDAFSESGHSKVLIYKDTIDDVIGYCHSLALFKKPSSIKEILTPIIIVPETMPANELMIQFIQEHKSLALVVDEFGGTSGIVSLEDIIEEIFGEIQDEHDDEDLVEEQVSANTFIFSARLEIDYINDKYLLNLPEGDYDTLGGFILSITENFPQLKDEVSSPPFRFVIESMEENRINLVKLIITNPN; this is encoded by the coding sequence ATGGAAAGCAGTTATTTTATTTATATTATCATTTCATTACTCTTTTCTGCATTCTTTTCAGGGATAGAGATTGCTTTCATTTCCTCCAATAAATTGCATATTGAATTGCAAAGCCAGCAAGGGATTATTTCCGGTAAAATACTTTCAAAATTTTTAGAAAAACCATCTTCCTTCATCGGAACCACTTTAATTGGTAATACAATTTCCTTAGTAGTATATGGTATTTACATGGCTAAAATGGTTGAACCTGTTTTAATTGCAAATCTACCCCTGTTCTTTCAAAACGATATCTTTATTCTACTAGCGCAAACCTTTATTGCTACTATATTTGTACTCTTTGTTGCAGAGTTTACTCCTAAAAGTATCTTCTTACTTAATCCAAATGGACTATTATCATTCTTTGCTATTCCACTTTGGCTCATTTATTATATTACTTATCCTATTGTTTTTTTCATCGTCAGCTTATCTAAAACATTCATCAAATACGTTTTAAGGCTGAATTACGAGGAAGACAAGCCTGTTTTTGGATTAACGGATCTGGATCATTTTGTAAAAAACACGGTACAACTTGACCATCAGGAAAGTAAGGTGGAATTGGATAAAAAAATATTCAATAATGCGCTAGAATTTAAAACCATAAAGGTACGGGAGTGCATGATCCCCAGAACAGAAGTGGTGGCAGTGGATATTGAAGACTCAACAGAAGAACTTAAAGATGCATTCAGTGAAAGTGGGCACTCTAAAGTACTGATTTACAAAGATACTATTGATGATGTCATTGGCTATTGTCACTCGCTTGCCTTATTTAAAAAACCATCCTCAATTAAAGAAATATTGACTCCTATCATTATTGTGCCTGAAACGATGCCAGCCAATGAGCTAATGATCCAATTCATTCAAGAGCACAAAAGTTTGGCATTGGTGGTGGATGAGTTCGGAGGAACATCCGGAATAGTGAGTTTAGAAGATATCATTGAGGAAATTTTCGGTGAAATTCAAGACGAACATGATGATGAGGATTTAGTAGAAGAACAAGTTTCAGCCAACACATTCATTTTTAGCGCCCGCTTAGAAATAGATTATATTAACGATAAGTACTTATTAAATCTCCCTGAAGGCGACTATGACACTTTGGGAGGTTTTATATTATCAATCACAGAAAATTTTCCGCAACTGAAAGATGAAGTAAGTAGTCCTCCTTTCCGCTTTGTGATAGAAAGTATGGAAGAAAACAGAATCAATCTGGTAAAATTAATTATCACAAACCCAAATTAA
- a CDS encoding tetratricopeptide repeat protein, whose amino-acid sequence MKKILLTLAVLIGVQASMLGQSGWNWPEDPDKKAKAVEKNALYSDMLTAEKYEAAKPPLEWLLKETPDLNPSIYIQGVKIYENLAQTTTGKEQENLQDSVVLLYDLRMEYFNDVENVTNRKASGAYDMWKERKDRYKDLYEIHKEAIEMVGANGFVSNTFHYMDAVRRYKLTGGPLTDVDVIEIYDQIQDLLDEMLANGENEQNIQRARDYVEKLFNASVTIDCAIIDEKLYPKFIEDGKTLGDAEKIVKFSLAGGCTGSDSFLGAAKVVNKNAPEFGLSRIIALRSKANENLSEAKKYFEQALTLTEDNIKKADVQIELADIASKMGNKSQARSYAYDALNEDPSRKEAYSLIGDLYLNSYLECKGGNDVVKDRAVYIAAYEMYQRGGDATRMSVAKEQFPSNEDIFNYDYEIGDEVKVGCWIGETVNVKIRD is encoded by the coding sequence ATGAAAAAGATTCTATTAACATTAGCAGTATTAATAGGTGTTCAAGCTTCAATGCTTGGACAAAGTGGCTGGAACTGGCCAGAAGATCCAGATAAAAAAGCAAAAGCCGTTGAAAAGAATGCGCTGTACTCTGATATGCTTACAGCAGAAAAATATGAAGCGGCAAAGCCACCACTGGAATGGTTATTAAAAGAGACTCCTGATCTTAATCCCTCTATTTATATCCAAGGAGTGAAAATATATGAAAATTTAGCTCAAACTACCACTGGGAAGGAGCAGGAAAATCTACAAGACTCTGTAGTTTTACTATATGATTTGAGAATGGAATATTTCAATGATGTAGAAAATGTAACCAACAGAAAGGCTTCTGGAGCTTACGATATGTGGAAAGAAAGAAAAGATAGATATAAAGATTTATATGAAATCCACAAAGAGGCTATTGAAATGGTGGGGGCAAATGGATTTGTCTCTAACACTTTCCATTATATGGATGCTGTAAGACGCTACAAATTAACTGGTGGTCCATTAACTGATGTAGATGTAATTGAAATCTATGATCAAATTCAAGACCTATTAGACGAAATGCTGGCCAATGGAGAGAATGAACAAAACATTCAAAGAGCCCGGGATTATGTAGAAAAATTATTCAATGCATCTGTTACAATAGACTGTGCAATAATAGATGAAAAATTGTACCCTAAATTTATTGAAGATGGTAAAACGCTGGGAGATGCTGAAAAGATCGTTAAATTTTCGCTTGCTGGAGGATGTACTGGCTCGGATTCATTTCTTGGAGCAGCTAAAGTGGTAAATAAAAATGCACCCGAATTTGGCTTATCAAGAATCATTGCTCTAAGGTCTAAAGCAAATGAAAACTTGAGCGAGGCCAAGAAATATTTCGAACAAGCGTTAACCTTGACAGAAGATAATATTAAAAAAGCAGATGTCCAGATCGAATTGGCAGACATTGCTTCAAAAATGGGGAATAAATCACAAGCTAGAAGTTATGCTTATGATGCCTTGAATGAAGACCCATCAAGAAAAGAAGCATACTCACTAATTGGTGATTTATATTTGAATAGCTATCTTGAATGTAAAGGTGGTAATGATGTGGTGAAGGACAGAGCAGTCTATATTGCCGCATATGAAATGTACCAAAGAGGAGGGGATGCTACAAGAATGAGCGTTGCCAAGGAACAATTCCCTTCAAATGAAGACATCTTTAACTATGATTACGAAATCGGTGACGAAGTAAAAGTTGGATGTTGGATTGGCGAAACTGTTAATGTTAAAATAAGAGATTAA
- a CDS encoding anhydro-N-acetylmuramic acid kinase: MEKLVYTAIGLMSGTSLDGLDIALCHFEKSPNNHWKWEILEAETKSYPDRIKTNLKDAIRLSSLDLHLLDVELGKWMGKAVAQFIEQHDVSIDFIASHGHTVFHLPEKQMTLQIGNPHFIHANTHLPVISDFRSLDLAKGGQGAPLVPIGDELLFSQYDICVNLGGIANLSFKDEMNKRVAYDVCVCNILLNTLANYKDVEYDDKGLMAKSGDLIPQLLNEWDNFSFLKRDFPKSLGIESIEPEILDKINFSQFKVEDMLSTAVEHIATHISNALITAKNRGLVLLTGGGAFNDFLIETVESKLHQDLKLEVADQKLVNYKEALIFAFLGVLNVRNEFNTLSSVTGAHSDSVSGQKLGNI; the protein is encoded by the coding sequence ATGGAAAAGCTCGTCTATACTGCAATCGGTCTAATGTCTGGGACTTCTCTAGATGGCTTGGATATTGCACTCTGCCATTTTGAAAAGTCACCAAATAATCACTGGAAATGGGAGATATTGGAGGCTGAAACGAAAAGCTATCCCGACAGAATCAAAACAAATTTAAAGGATGCGATTAGGTTGAGCAGTCTAGATTTACATTTACTAGATGTTGAATTGGGAAAATGGATGGGAAAGGCTGTTGCACAATTTATTGAGCAGCATGATGTGAGTATTGATTTTATTGCATCACATGGACACACTGTTTTTCATTTACCCGAAAAGCAAATGACCTTACAGATAGGAAATCCACATTTTATTCACGCGAATACTCATCTCCCTGTAATTTCTGATTTTAGGAGCTTAGATTTGGCTAAAGGTGGCCAAGGGGCTCCGCTAGTTCCTATTGGGGATGAGTTATTATTTAGTCAATATGATATTTGCGTTAATTTAGGAGGTATTGCTAATTTGTCATTTAAAGATGAAATGAATAAAAGAGTTGCCTATGATGTATGCGTGTGCAATATCTTACTCAATACATTAGCAAATTATAAAGATGTGGAATATGATGACAAAGGATTGATGGCTAAATCAGGAGATTTAATCCCGCAGCTTTTAAATGAATGGGACAATTTTTCATTTTTGAAAAGGGACTTTCCTAAAAGTCTTGGGATCGAGTCAATTGAACCTGAAATTCTTGATAAAATTAATTTTTCTCAATTCAAAGTTGAAGATATGCTGTCCACCGCAGTAGAACATATTGCCACTCATATAAGTAATGCTTTAATTACAGCTAAAAATAGAGGATTGGTTTTGTTAACAGGTGGAGGAGCTTTTAATGACTTCTTGATTGAAACAGTAGAAAGTAAATTGCATCAAGATTTAAAGCTTGAGGTAGCAGATCAGAAATTGGTGAATTATAAAGAAGCATTGATTTTTGCATTTTTAGGAGTTTTAAATGTGAGAAACGAATTTAATACATTGTCTTCAGTAACCGGTGCTCATTCCGACAGTGTATCTGGTCAAAAGCTTGGCAATATTTGA
- a CDS encoding sodium:proton antiporter, translating to MRTSIFSISAIILTFLFSVFYTPKVFSEEGRVNTEIVDEGNQDEHANEVENEEEGHHSAPAWTVIPFVLLLLMIATGPLFYEHFWHKNYPKIAVILAVLVVSYYLFVIHNVHSPVHAGFEYIQFISLLASLYIASGGIVIKVNKKSTPIVNIVMLLIGSRSFQFDRNYRSFYVINQAFYSFK from the coding sequence ATGAGAACATCGATATTTTCTATTTCAGCAATAATTTTGACCTTTTTATTTTCTGTATTCTACACTCCCAAGGTATTTTCCGAGGAAGGAAGAGTAAATACTGAAATTGTAGATGAAGGCAATCAAGACGAGCATGCTAATGAAGTAGAAAATGAAGAAGAAGGACATCATTCTGCGCCTGCGTGGACTGTGATTCCTTTCGTCCTGCTATTATTAATGATAGCAACAGGGCCGTTATTTTATGAGCATTTTTGGCATAAAAACTATCCGAAAATTGCAGTTATTTTAGCAGTTCTGGTGGTGAGTTACTATTTATTTGTAATCCATAATGTACACAGTCCTGTACATGCAGGCTTTGAATACATACAATTTATATCACTTTTAGCTTCTCTCTATATTGCTTCTGGTGGGATTGTAATTAAGGTCAATAAGAAATCAACCCCGATTGTTAATATTGTGATGTTGCTTATCGGAAGCCGCAGTTTCCAATTTGATCGGAACTACAGGAGCTTCTATGTTATTAATCAGGCCTTTTATTCGTTTAAATAA
- the lptC gene encoding LPS export ABC transporter periplasmic protein LptC translates to MKHFHFLLLLLLGQSCSSGLESKQKFEEYSGPIMEADTIEIIYSDSAKVRVIVNATKQYEFENGDREFPNDIYIEFFEPDGTMSSTLEANSAYYTKETEIYKAEGDVEVIGYIEPRKLNSEELYWEPEKEEIYTETFVRIQSEDQISTGTGLRAKQDFSSYRILNPSGTIYLEEPDSTSKEENQTRGTPRKTKQIEGDSSKKLPTKKIIKRADEPKKETKER, encoded by the coding sequence ATGAAACATTTTCATTTTTTATTACTGCTTCTACTTGGCCAGTCATGCTCTTCTGGTCTGGAATCTAAACAAAAATTTGAAGAGTATTCTGGCCCCATCATGGAGGCAGACACTATTGAAATTATCTACTCCGATTCAGCAAAAGTGAGAGTGATCGTAAATGCCACTAAGCAGTATGAATTTGAAAATGGTGACAGAGAATTCCCTAATGATATTTATATAGAGTTTTTTGAGCCGGATGGGACTATGTCATCCACATTAGAAGCAAATTCAGCATACTACACCAAGGAAACTGAGATTTATAAAGCGGAGGGTGATGTAGAAGTCATTGGGTATATAGAACCTCGGAAGCTTAATTCAGAAGAATTATATTGGGAACCTGAGAAAGAAGAGATTTACACGGAAACCTTTGTGAGAATCCAATCGGAAGACCAAATATCAACAGGTACAGGATTGCGAGCAAAACAAGATTTTTCAAGCTACAGAATCCTTAACCCAAGTGGAACCATCTACTTAGAGGAGCCAGATTCTACTTCAAAAGAAGAGAATCAAACGAGAGGTACTCCAAGAAAAACAAAACAGATTGAAGGCGACAGCTCTAAAAAGTTGCCGACCAAAAAAATCATTAAAAGAGCCGATGAGCCAAAAAAAGAAACTAAAGAAAGATAA
- a CDS encoding peptidylprolyl isomerase, which translates to MGVFNTLRVKMGSVLIALIGLSILAFLLTDLLGPDSMLLGGGRSNDVGEIAGETVNLPEYQRKIEEFKNNFRAGNGRTPSEQEMNSIRQQAWDFLIIEKAFQNEYDELGLEVTNEELVDMVQGNNISPIVRQNFTNPETGEFNKEQVVNIIRNIAQAPAEQQAQWYSFESSLVPARARTKYDALLGNTNYITTAEAQKAYQKENESAEVEYLYVPFYSVNDSLVSPSEAELKSYFNENKEKYETDASRTISYVSFELLPSGKDSTYIKEEVEELKKEFQKVEDDSAYARMNSDRSNSFRTYPIAQLPKILASNTNILKEGDVIGPYIEDGAYILYKTSKIYDDTVSSVKASHILIEAEDDSDVADANAKREAQEVLQKARSGQDFAELAKDNSDGPSATRGGDLGWFKEGQMVDEFNEAVFNYSGTGVINKLIKTQYGYHVIKVTEEKTAKTYKIATIHRDILPSEGTRDDLYRKADLFAATNGSYAEFTAAAEENNYGVRSSGKMSPNQRTIGNLGASRPIVRWAFTEASQGKVSEVFETDTHFVVAVLTNETEKGEANFNDSKAFVTRELKEQMKAEIIKENLAGLSGSLNEKAEAYGTDANVYSTTDLKISSNSLPNVGQAPEVVGAIFGLQLNTQSQPLEANNGIVIVNVLNRTPAPEIADYNTYKNQIAQSRRNNVSFEIKAAIEEKADIVDERYKFF; encoded by the coding sequence ATGGGAGTATTTAATACATTAAGAGTAAAAATGGGGTCGGTATTGATCGCCCTAATAGGATTATCCATTCTAGCCTTCTTGCTAACCGACTTACTTGGGCCAGACTCAATGCTGTTAGGTGGCGGAAGATCTAATGATGTGGGTGAAATTGCTGGAGAAACTGTCAATTTACCAGAATATCAACGAAAAATTGAAGAGTTTAAGAACAACTTCAGAGCTGGGAATGGTAGAACTCCTAGCGAGCAAGAAATGAATTCAATCCGTCAGCAAGCTTGGGATTTCCTTATAATCGAGAAAGCTTTTCAAAATGAATATGATGAATTGGGACTTGAAGTTACTAATGAAGAATTAGTGGACATGGTCCAAGGAAATAACATCAGCCCAATTGTAAGGCAAAACTTTACAAATCCTGAAACTGGTGAATTCAATAAAGAACAAGTGGTAAATATTATCAGAAATATTGCTCAAGCACCTGCAGAACAGCAAGCTCAGTGGTACTCTTTTGAATCATCACTGGTTCCAGCTAGGGCAAGAACTAAGTACGATGCACTTTTAGGGAATACAAATTATATCACCACTGCAGAAGCTCAAAAAGCTTATCAAAAAGAAAATGAATCCGCAGAGGTTGAATACTTATACGTACCTTTTTACTCTGTAAATGATTCCTTAGTATCTCCTTCAGAGGCTGAATTGAAAAGTTATTTCAATGAGAACAAAGAAAAGTACGAAACTGATGCTTCAAGAACCATTAGTTACGTGAGCTTCGAATTGTTGCCGTCTGGAAAAGATTCTACATACATAAAGGAAGAAGTTGAAGAACTTAAAAAAGAATTTCAAAAAGTTGAAGATGATTCAGCTTATGCAAGAATGAATTCTGATAGAAGTAATTCCTTTAGAACTTATCCTATAGCTCAGCTGCCAAAAATACTAGCTTCTAATACTAATATTTTGAAAGAAGGTGATGTGATAGGTCCATATATCGAAGATGGTGCTTACATCTTATACAAAACTTCTAAGATTTATGACGATACAGTTTCTTCAGTAAAAGCAAGTCATATATTAATTGAAGCAGAGGATGATAGTGATGTGGCTGATGCAAATGCTAAAAGAGAAGCACAGGAAGTATTGCAAAAAGCGAGAAGCGGTCAAGACTTTGCAGAACTAGCAAAAGACAATAGTGATGGTCCTTCTGCAACAAGAGGTGGTGATCTAGGCTGGTTTAAAGAAGGTCAAATGGTAGATGAATTCAATGAAGCTGTATTCAATTATTCAGGAACTGGAGTAATCAATAAATTAATCAAAACGCAATATGGCTATCATGTTATAAAAGTAACGGAAGAAAAAACGGCCAAAACATATAAGATCGCTACGATCCACAGAGATATATTACCTTCTGAAGGCACAAGAGATGACTTATACCGAAAAGCAGATTTATTTGCCGCCACAAATGGAAGTTATGCAGAATTCACTGCTGCAGCTGAAGAAAATAATTATGGTGTAAGAAGTTCTGGGAAAATGTCTCCTAATCAAAGGACTATTGGAAATTTGGGTGCCTCAAGACCTATTGTGAGATGGGCCTTTACAGAAGCCTCTCAAGGCAAAGTATCTGAGGTTTTTGAAACTGACACTCATTTCGTTGTGGCCGTTTTAACAAATGAAACGGAAAAAGGCGAGGCTAACTTTAATGATTCAAAAGCATTTGTTACCAGAGAATTGAAAGAACAAATGAAAGCTGAAATCATTAAGGAAAACTTAGCTGGTTTATCAGGTAGCTTAAATGAAAAAGCAGAAGCCTATGGTACCGATGCAAATGTTTATTCTACAACAGATTTAAAAATCTCTTCAAATTCTCTTCCAAATGTTGGTCAAGCGCCTGAGGTAGTTGGTGCTATCTTTGGACTTCAATTGAATACTCAATCGCAACCTTTAGAAGCTAATAATGGTATAGTAATCGTAAATGTATTGAATAGAACGCCTGCACCAGAAATTGCAGACTACAATACATACAAAAACCAAATAGCCCAAAGCAGAAGAAATAATGTATCTTTTGAAATTAAAGCAGCAATTGAAGAAAAAGCTGATATTGTAGATGAAAGATATAAGTTCTTTTAA
- the hemE gene encoding uroporphyrinogen decarboxylase, producing the protein MEFKNDLLLRAAKGEKVERTPVWLMRQAGRILPEYRKVRASVSGFIELAQTPELAAEVTIQPVDILDVDAAIIFSDILVIPEAMGLPYEMIEKKGPKFPETIQSKADVEKLKVANVEESLSYVTKAIEITKKELNGRVPLIGFAGAPWTIFAYMVEGSGSKTFSKAKAMLYTDPELSHQLLQKITDSTIAYLKAQISAGADLVQVFDSWAGILSHEQYKQFSIPYLKKIADAIQDVPKTVFAKDAHAAFADLSSLDYHTIGLDWTMNPKEVRSIVGENKTLQGNLDPCVLYGDKTTIQQHTKKMLEEFGSGRHIANLGHGVYPDINPDHVKWFIETVKEYSQK; encoded by the coding sequence ATGGAATTTAAAAATGATCTGCTGTTGAGAGCAGCGAAAGGTGAAAAAGTAGAAAGAACTCCTGTTTGGTTGATGAGACAGGCGGGTAGAATATTACCTGAATATAGAAAGGTGAGAGCGAGTGTTAGTGGTTTTATTGAGTTGGCTCAAACTCCTGAATTAGCTGCTGAAGTGACCATTCAACCGGTAGATATTTTGGATGTAGATGCTGCCATTATTTTCTCTGACATCCTGGTTATTCCTGAAGCTATGGGATTACCTTATGAAATGATTGAAAAAAAAGGACCAAAATTCCCTGAAACTATTCAATCTAAAGCAGATGTTGAAAAATTAAAGGTGGCTAATGTGGAAGAAAGTCTTTCCTATGTTACTAAGGCAATAGAAATCACTAAAAAGGAATTAAATGGCCGGGTACCTTTAATTGGTTTCGCAGGTGCTCCTTGGACTATTTTCGCTTATATGGTGGAAGGCTCAGGCAGTAAAACTTTCTCAAAAGCAAAAGCAATGCTTTATACCGATCCAGAATTATCACACCAACTGTTACAAAAAATCACAGACAGTACCATTGCTTATTTAAAAGCGCAAATCTCAGCTGGGGCTGATTTAGTACAGGTGTTTGACAGTTGGGCTGGTATCTTGTCGCATGAACAATACAAGCAATTCTCTATTCCATATCTAAAGAAAATTGCTGACGCCATTCAGGACGTACCTAAAACGGTTTTTGCAAAGGATGCACATGCCGCCTTTGCAGATTTAAGTTCGCTTGATTACCATACAATAGGTTTGGACTGGACCATGAACCCAAAAGAAGTGAGAAGTATTGTTGGTGAAAATAAAACGCTGCAAGGTAATCTAGACCCGTGCGTCCTTTATGGTGATAAAACCACAATTCAGCAACATACCAAAAAGATGTTGGAAGAATTTGGTAGTGGGCGGCATATTGCCAATCTAGGTCATGGGGTTTACCCAGACATCAATCCTGATCATGTAAAATGGTTTATTGAAACTGTAAAGGAATATAGCCAAAAATAA
- a CDS encoding Glu/Leu/Phe/Val dehydrogenase dimerization domain-containing protein, giving the protein MKELLEKFENKRPEVVFEWNDPETEAEGWVVINSLRGGAAGGGTRMRPGLDKREVESLAKTMEVKFTVSGPEIGGAKSGINFDPNDPRKKGVLERWYKAVFPLLKNYYGTGGDLNVDEIHEVIPITEEYGLWHPQEGVVNGHYNATEPEKIKKLGQLRQGVIKVIEAPNYSPDIRRKYTVADMVTGFGVSKSVEHYYHIWGGKLHKKRAIIQGWGNVGASAAFFLAQAGVNVVGIIDRNGGLINENGFSLEEITHLFLTRKGNELTADNLIPFEEINKKIWSLEAEIFIPAAASRLITKDHVEEMIASKLEVISAGANVPFADKEIFFGPIADFTDNKVAVIPDFIANCGMARVFAYLMTTDAEITDEAIFEDTSRTIERALRKTFEASNSNVNISKTSFEIALSQLI; this is encoded by the coding sequence ATGAAAGAACTCTTAGAGAAATTTGAGAATAAACGACCTGAAGTAGTATTTGAATGGAATGATCCTGAAACGGAAGCAGAAGGATGGGTAGTTATCAATTCACTGAGAGGTGGTGCTGCAGGAGGTGGAACCCGCATGAGACCAGGACTTGATAAAAGAGAGGTAGAATCTTTAGCCAAAACAATGGAGGTGAAATTTACCGTTTCAGGTCCCGAAATTGGCGGTGCAAAATCTGGAATTAATTTTGACCCCAATGACCCAAGAAAAAAGGGCGTATTGGAAAGATGGTATAAAGCGGTATTTCCATTATTGAAAAATTATTACGGAACAGGAGGAGATCTAAATGTGGACGAAATCCACGAGGTTATTCCTATCACTGAAGAATATGGCCTCTGGCATCCGCAAGAAGGAGTGGTAAATGGACACTATAATGCTACTGAGCCTGAAAAAATAAAAAAATTGGGACAGCTGAGACAGGGCGTCATTAAAGTAATTGAAGCACCCAACTACAGCCCAGATATAAGGAGGAAATATACTGTAGCAGATATGGTTACAGGTTTTGGAGTTTCAAAATCAGTGGAGCACTACTACCATATTTGGGGCGGTAAATTACATAAGAAGCGAGCCATTATCCAGGGATGGGGAAATGTTGGTGCATCAGCAGCCTTCTTCTTGGCACAAGCAGGAGTTAATGTAGTAGGAATAATTGATAGGAATGGAGGGTTAATCAATGAAAATGGATTTTCGTTGGAAGAGATTACACATTTATTCTTGACCAGAAAAGGGAATGAATTGACTGCTGATAACCTAATTCCTTTTGAAGAAATTAACAAAAAGATATGGTCATTAGAGGCAGAGATATTTATACCAGCCGCGGCATCGAGACTTATTACCAAAGATCATGTGGAGGAAATGATTGCCTCGAAATTAGAGGTCATTTCCGCTGGTGCTAACGTCCCTTTTGCCGATAAAGAAATATTTTTTGGGCCGATAGCGGATTTTACTGATAATAAAGTGGCTGTAATTCCTGATTTTATAGCTAATTGTGGCATGGCCAGAGTTTTTGCTTATTTGATGACAACAGATGCCGAAATTACTGATGAAGCTATTTTCGAGGATACTTCAAGAACAATTGAAAGGGCGCTCCGTAAAACATTTGAGGCAAGCAATTCAAATGTGAATATTTCAAAGACTTCTTTTGAAATCGCATTAAGTCAATTAATTTAA
- a CDS encoding type III pantothenate kinase: protein MNLAIDIGNTKTKIGLFKEDHLESTETFESLYELNNSLDSYQIDSAIISSVNISYQNVLKELKNLNNPIFLNTKTPLPFENHYKSETIGLDRLAAVAGAQSLHPNDSSLTIDLGTCITYEVLENGNIYHGGAISPGLHMRFKSMHNFTARLPLIDPEPIAAYIADNTIGAMQSGVAFGIQAEIDAYIQEVKSKYSPLTTIITGGDAKFFESKIKASIFAIPELVLMGLNAILRYNVSI, encoded by the coding sequence ATGAACTTAGCCATAGATATAGGCAATACTAAAACGAAAATAGGTCTTTTTAAGGAAGACCACTTAGAATCTACCGAAACTTTTGAATCTTTGTATGAGCTAAATAATTCTTTAGATTCTTATCAAATTGATTCTGCAATTATTTCCAGCGTAAATATTTCCTATCAAAATGTTTTGAAAGAATTGAAGAATCTTAATAATCCGATCTTCTTAAATACGAAAACTCCACTACCATTTGAAAACCACTATAAATCTGAAACTATTGGGCTAGACCGTTTAGCTGCAGTTGCTGGAGCCCAAAGCCTGCACCCGAACGACAGCAGCTTGACCATTGACCTTGGTACTTGCATTACTTACGAGGTACTTGAAAACGGAAATATTTATCATGGTGGTGCTATTTCGCCTGGTTTGCATATGAGATTTAAAAGTATGCATAATTTTACAGCCCGTTTGCCGTTGATAGACCCTGAACCAATTGCTGCTTACATAGCTGACAACACTATAGGTGCTATGCAAAGTGGAGTTGCATTCGGAATTCAGGCAGAGATAGACGCTTACATTCAAGAAGTTAAAAGCAAATATTCACCGCTCACGACAATAATTACGGGAGGAGATGCAAAATTCTTTGAATCTAAAATAAAAGCTTCCATCTTTGCAATCCCTGAATTAGTTTTAATGGGTTTAAATGCAATTTTAAGATATAATGTGTCAATTTAA